GTGGATGGTTCGCCTACTTCCGCCACTGTCGGTGGACGATCTTCAAGGATTTGGACGCGAAGATTCGCGGGCGGCTTCGGCGTTTGTTATTGCAGCGTCACCGCAAGAACCCAGCTCGTCTGCCACGGACTCAGCGTTGGCCGAATGCATATTTTACGGCCGCGGGTCTCTATAGTCTGCGAGAGGCCCACAACCGTTTCGCGCAATCCCTTTCGGGGGCCTACTGACTGGAGAGCCGTGTGCGGGAGAACCGCACGCACGGTTCGGAGGGAGGGGAGGCCGGCTTAACCGGACTTCCCTACCCCTATCCGGCGTGGACTCCTCCGGAGTCGTGTTTGCGAACACACTCCGTCCGGGGCGGATGAGCTCCTCTTGCGGAGCGTTTGTCGACCGCCAGAAGGAGAGGGTGGGCTGTCTCGGCGTCGGGAAAGGTGAAGATTGCGATAGTATTTACCGCAAAAGCCAATATGAAATGGCGGTTTGGCTAGCCCATGCCCCATCGGTTGGGTAGGGTTGAGGAAACGAGTTTCGCCAATGATTTGGCACGGTTCGCACTGCTAGCTCGCTCGCCTTGGCCGCTTTATCAGTTAACCACCTGGCCAGGGCGGGCGGACTAGCCGCGACGCCCTTCTGTGTGGCTCAACCGCCAACGACTTCGGTGGCTTTCTTTTAGATGTCGCGGCATCTCGGCGGCGACGTTCACTCAGCGGACGATCTTAGCGTTGTCGCGTCGATCCGTTGGTTTCGGCAACTTGCGTTGCAGGCAAGACGCCCAGATAGCTCAATAGATTGCTGATCTCCGACAGCGACAACGTATCCAGTAGTCCGGCAGGCATCGTGCTGGTGTTGCTCGGTAGGATCTGATCGATGTCCGCTTTGGGGATCGTAATCACTTGGTTCTTGACGTCGCGAATCGTCACCTTGTCGCTGTCGCTGCCCGACATCAAGCCGCTGTAGACTTTGCCATCGAGCGTCATCACACGTTTTGTTTGGTATTGATCGCTGACGACGTGGGAAGGGAAGAGGATCGATTCGATGACCTCTTGTTTCGTGAATCGTCGGGCAACCTGTGTCAGGTCGGGGCCCACGCTTTGTCCTTGGTTGCCAAATCGATGGCAACTGCTGCACTGTGCCGCGGTGAACATCTCGCGTCCCTTGGCGGGATCGCCCAGTCGTCCTTGATCGGTTCGCAGGTAATCGAGCAATTGCTCCATGTCCCATTTGGATTCGTCATCGCCGGGGAGTTCGGCGGTCGGTTTGTTGGGATAGCTGCGGGCGTACCATTCCTGCCACGGTCGCATCGGTTCCTTGGAATCAGTGGTCGGTTGGAACCCGGTCCAATGTTCCAACAGTGCCAGTGATTGTTTTGGCGATCCGCCGTTTTCGATTGCCCGTAGCCCTAACAGGATGACCTGCCGTAACGCTTCGGGGTCGTCGGTGGCAATTTCGACGGAGCTCAATTGCGACAATACGTCGACTGCGGCGGCCGGTTCGAGAATGTTCAGCGAACGGACCAGGTAGTCCCAGTTTTCACCGTCGGGGTAGAGGGCTAAGCCCATCGCCACGGGAGTCCGTCGCTCGGGTTCTTCACGCCAGATCTTGCGCAGGTGCGATTGGGAGTCTTCGTCGCCCGCCATCGCCAGCATCGCAACGATACCGGTTCGCAAGCGGCGATAGACATCGCTGCTGTGTTGATCGGTGCTGATCGAAATGTCCAAGTCGCGAAGCATCGCGGCCGTCTCGACGTCGATTGGACGTGGCAATTTGTAGATCGCCGCCAGTGCCGCATTGGGCCATTTGTCCCCTTCTTCCAAGATCACCCGGGCTTCTTGTTCGGTCAGGTGTTTTCCAAAGTCGCGGGTGACATTCATCATGTACAGCGGGTAGCTGCTGCCCGAATCGGCAAGTGCCGCTTCTTCGTAAAAACGAATCAATTCGAATCGTTGTTCGGGGGTCCACTCGTAGTCGATGAACTGCAGATGCATCGCAACGTGCGTGCGGTCTTCTTCGGAGACATCGTCGCTGCGGAGGTACTCCATCGCGCGGTCGACGATCGATGTCGCTTGCAGATAGGCACACAAACGAACGATCTCGCGATTCATCCGGGGTTCGCCGGTCGGGAACTCCTCAGCGATCCGTTCACGCAATTCGGGAACTTCGGTGGGTTGGATCTTACCGCGATGCAGTGCGACTTCGGTCACACGCAACAGGTCGATGAAGTCGCCATCGCTGAGGAAGTCTTCCATCAGACGCGACATCTTTGCAAGCACTGCCTTCGCAACCGCTTTGTCGGTCGACCGTGTGACCAGCGCCAATCCGCCGACGATCGCGACACGCGGTTGATCCGATTGCAGCACGATGTCTTGCCATTGGTCCATCGGCGTTTGTTCCAACAGGCGTCGGGCGGCAAATGCGAGTTGGCGATCGTGATCGGCCAGCAGTGGCAGTAGTTGTTCGACAGGAGCCGTTTCACCCGAACGCAATAGTGCTTCACATGCGGAACGGCCGACACCGGCGTCGGTGTCGGCGAGCATTTCGGTCAAGCGTTGGGTGGTTTGTTCCCCCGGGGTCAGCCCCATCATTTCGGCGGCTTTGCGACGCACCGCTTCGCTCTTGGCATGGCTCAGTTCCAGGATCAATTCCTCGCTGGGGAGCGGGCCAAACAGCTGCATCAGGTTCATCGCACGGGTTCGGTAGTGCGGCGGGTTGTCGTCGCTGAAGGCAACACCGGCGACCAATTCGCCCCATTCGTCGCCCAGTTCTTTTTGAACGCCGGCGATCTTTTGGCGAGCATAAGCGGAATCGAGTTGTGGTTGGCGGATCGCCGCAGCGACGCCATTGCCCAGGTTCTTGACGCGATCGGGAATGTCGCCGTCCCACAGAACGCGATAGATTCCGCCGGCGGTTCCTCGCCCACCGGTGGCGAAGTAGAGTGCTCCCTGCGGACCGACTGCCAGATCGGTCACGTTCAACGGTTGGCCTTGCAAGAAGACTTCGCTGTCGGCGGTGTACCCGGCCCCTTGTTTCTTTAAATCGACGGCCAGAATGCGTCCCTCGGACCAATCGGCCAGGAACAGCGAGTTCTGGTATTTTGCTGGAAAGGCGAAGTGTTCATAGATTGCCGCGCCGGTGGGCGATCCGCGTCCGGTCTCAAGCACGCTAGGAACGCGATCGAGGTAGTGTTCGGGCCATTTGGACCAACCACTGCGCCAGCCGAATTCAGCTCCTTCGGCAACTTCGAACACCAGCGTTGGCCGATACCAGGTCGCGCCAACGTCCGATTCCATGTCGCTATCGTGAACGAACAGGCCGCCGTCGGGATGGAACGCCAGGTCGTAAGCGTTTCGCAGTCCGCCAGCGACACGTTGCACGCTGCGGCCTTCGATGTCGGTGCGGAAGACAATTCCGCCGGGAGCTTTCACACCCAACGCATGTCCGCCGGGATCTTCGTATTTGGGAACCAGGTCCCCTTCGTAGCTCGTCTTCAGCGTTGTCCCCGGTCCCTTGTCCGCCTTGATCTGGACATGGTTTCCGACGACGCAATAGATCATTCCGTCGGGGCCCAGGGTCAAACCGTGGCCGCCGTGTTCGCCGGGGGCACCGCCAAACTTGACGATTAACCGGACCTCTTCGAGGGTGCCATTGCGGTCGCGATCGCTCAGCCGGTACATGCCCGCACCGTCGGGGCCGTACCCGGTGACGAAGACCTCGCCGTTGAGGGCTAAGATGCCCTGGCAGCTGTGGACTTTATCGCAGTAGGTCCGGACCTCTTCGGGAATCGAGTCGCCGTCGCGATCGAAGATCAGCAGCAGTGGACCGTTTTCCTGCGAGGCGATGATATGACCAAACTCATTAAACGCCATCGCGATGACCGAACCGACCTCTTCATCGTCGAAGACGCGTTGGACGGTGAAGCCGGGTTGGATCATGAAGCGTTCGCTGTCTTGATGCGACTTTGCGGCGACCACATCGGCTTGGCGATCCCAAGGGATGGTGCTGCCCAGTTGGCCAAACGATTGTGCTTTGAGCCAACGTCGGTCGTTGTACAGTGCCGTTTGCCACATCGGTTGGGCGGCATTGGAAACAACCCATGATTCATCGCTGGAGAACGAAAACCATTCGCCTCCGGTGGCAGCTTGGATTTGGACGCGAGCGGCCAGTGCGGCGGTCGATCCGCGTTGGTTAACGACTTTGACCGCGACGACGTTGCGACCGATCGCGAGAAAGCGAGTGATGTTGAATTCGTCGAGCTTGCGAGCACTGCTCCCCTTTCCAACGCTGCGTCCGTTGACGAACAATTCATATTCGTCGTCGGCGGCGATGGTGACCCGACCGGTAACTTGGGCGCGAACATTAAAGCTCTTGCGGAAATAGCATTCGCGGCCTTCGGGAATGCCATCTTTTTTGAATCCCGGGGCCCAGATCCATTCAGCTTCCTGGGCGGTCAAGCCACCTCCGGAAAATAGGATCAGCGAGGTAAAAAGAACGCAAAAGCGGTTGCGGATGGTGCGATTGCCGTGCATGGCTGGCTCTTCTCTCTCAGGTCCTTCGAGATTTTTGAGTGAATTATTGTTCGACGTTAGCGGAATCGGGCTGGACAAGGCAAGACTGATTTATGCGACCCGGCGAGCGGTTGGTCTTGTCTATGCGGCGTCGCTCAACCAGCTGCGGAGCACGTTGGCTGCGGCATCGGGATTGCTTTCGACGATCGAGTTGAGTTCGTCGCGGAGATTGGATCCCGTCACTTCCAGCGTCGGAGGGGGCGAGCTGGCGTTGCCGGTTTCATCCTGAATCGCCAGTTCATCGACAGGCAGCTGAGGGATCTCCAAGCCAAAGCCGTCGGCAAAATCGGCGACAGGAGCGGCTGGCGGTGCTTTGAGTGCGCTGCGAGCGACCAGCAACGCGACCAACGCCAGGACGACGAGAGCGATCGATTGCCAGGAGGAGGCGAGCCAAGCGGTCGCGCGGCTGGTTGTTTCAGGAGTCAGATTGTCGGGGCTGGGGAGATCGGGGTAATCGATCACGGTGACCAATGGCGATCGATCGTCGCCGGCACGCAAGCGTGGAATGATCGTTGTCACCGCGCTGGTGATCTCCTCTTTGGTCGTCGTTCGCAGCCGCTCGCGATCGGCTGGAGAGAGTGGTGGAACCTCGTCCGGCTTTTTGTCGGGATTCTCGGTCAGCCAGCTGCTCTTCCAGAGCTCGTCGTAGTAGCTGCCTCGCAGACTGATCACGACCGATGCGCGAATCGGTCGCAAGCCGGCTAGTTTGGTTTGCGTGTGGGTCGTTCCGACAACTTTTTCGGTCTGTTCGCTGGATTCGGTTTCTTTGCTGCGATTGGCTAGTTCTTCGACGCGAGCGGCTTGGTTGCCATAGGCATTCGAAGCGACGCCGGGAGTGCCGCCGGTTTGTGGGCGAGTCGATTCGACCGATCGCATACTGCTTTGCTCTTTAAGCGTCGCCGGATTGGAATCGTATTTCAGTTCGGTCGATTCGGAATCCATCGTCGGATCGAGTTCGACGTCGACCACGACACGCGGCGCTCCGTAACCGGCCAGGGCATGGCGAATCTTGGTTTCCCAGGCCCGTTCGTAATGTCGTTTGGTGCGGTAGTGTGGGTTGTTTTCATCGATCCAAGGATCTTCGGTTGCCGCCCGAGCATTGGTGTCGGTGACGGTCACGTCGGATGCTTCCATACCGGCAAACGCCGCCCGAACCAGATCGGCGATCTCTTTTTTGGTGTACGGCGACAGCGGTTCGTTACCGTGGGGAACGATCACGATCGATGCGGATTGTTTGGGTTTGGTCGCAAAGCCCTGTCGTTGGGAATCGTAGAAGACCGACGCTTTGCGGACTTCGGGGAACTGCATGATCCGGCCGGAAAGGTCGATCTCCTTCCCCTTCATGATCCGCTTTTCCAGCAGGTTGTTCGACGCAAAGGGGCTCGAGTTGTAGAGCGCGTCTTGCGTCGCGGCGGCTTCTTCCAAAGGGATCGCGTTGCCATCGCTGAGGGCGCGCAGGTAGACGTCGCGGGTCTCGCTGGGAACGCGAATCCGGCTGCCGACAAATTCGTAATCTCGGAGCTCGGCGTTGCCAAACGCGATCTCCGCTTTGCGAATATCTTCATCGTTTAGCAACCGGCCACCAAACAGATACTGCGTCGATTCGGAACCACCGGATTGCAGCAACAGTCCCACGCCGATCACGATCACGGCGATCAACATCCCTGCGATCATCCGCGATTGGATGGGCATGGCGGTGAAGTTTTCGCGGATCTGATTCCAGAAGTTGCCGAAGGTGTTCATTGTGCGGTGGAGATAGATGAAGTCGTTGTGTGGCAGCGTTGCGAGCGACGGCTACGGCGATGTTAGATTTGCATTTGGTTGATCTCTCGATACGCTTCGACCAGTTTGTTGCGGATCTGCTGCATCAAGCGGAACGACATGTCCGCTTTTTGCACCGAGGTGAGGACTTCGATGCGGTCGACATCTTTGCCCGTCAGCATGTCGTGAACCGAGGCATTGGCTGAATTTTGAGCGGCGTTTACCTCTTGAAAGCCGTCGACCAAAAGGTCCGCAAACTGCTTGTAGCCCGGTTCCACTGGCTGCGTGCCGGGAACCGGCGGCGCGAGCGGCATTTGGACTGGCGGAATTCGCAGAGAGACAGGGTTCATGGTTTCGGTCGAGTTTCAAAAAACTGCAGCTGTCGTGACGCTGGCTCTCGCTGCGTGGCACCGGTTGTGTTACGTGTTACGCGATGATCGAGAGGCTCTCGCGTCCCAGGTTTTTGGTGATTTCCATCACTCCGATATTCGCTTCGTACGATCGCGTCGCTTCCAACGCGTCGACCATTTGTGTGGTCATGTCGATGTTCGGATAAGCGACGTAACCTTGGTATTTGCCTTCTTTGATCGCCAGCGGATGTTGCGGTTGATAGCGATAGATCGGTTCGGCATCGCTGATTTCGATCGAATCGACTTTCACGCCCGAGACGCCGGGGTTGGTTGAAACCGATTCGTCGGTCTGGAACACGACGCTGCGACCTTTGTAGGGTGTGGCGTTGCCGTTTTCGTCTTTGAGCGACGACATGTTGGCGATGTTGCCCGAGATCGTGTTCAGCCGCACGCGTTGTGCGACCAGGGCGCTGGTGCTGATGTCTAAAGCGGAGATCATTTAACTGCCTCTCTTTCGGTTCTAAACGCGTTCGCTGATCGCAACACGCAAGGTTTCGAACTGGTTCTTCATCAACGCGATCGCCGTGTTGTGGAGGTTTTGGTTTTTGGCAATTTCGGTGACCTGGCGTTCCAGGTTGATTTCGCTGCCATCGTGGTACAACAGGTTCTCCATCGCGCGTCGCGGGCCGTCCATCGGATCGATATCCGCGGCGTCTCCGGAACTGTATCCGGGAGACGGATTGCGGGTCGCTTCGATCGCTTCGGATAACGCCGTTTGGAACTCATCGGTCGACAGGTCGCGAGCTTGGTAGCCGGGCGTGTCGATGTTCGCCATGTTGCCCGCCAGCACGTTGTGCCGCCGTTGTGCGAAGATCGCACTCTGTTCCAGCGCGGGCAGCGCCGTTTGATTAAAGATGTTCAGCATCGGAACCCCTTCCGCATCGCAAGACGCTAAGCCGCTTGGCGACTGATCTGCTGTTTGGCAAATCGCACCGTGACCGCAGCGCCCCCTTGCGGGCAGTTCTGCCAGCTGAGTTCGGCACCGGTCATCTGCATCGCCGCTGGCAGATTGCAGGGACGCTCGAGAACGCCGCATCGTGTGTCGGCGATTTCCAGTTCGCATGCTTCGGGCGATTCCCAACCGATAAAGGCTACTTCGCCGCCGGCTTCCATCGACGCGGTCGCTTGTTCAGCCAAAGCGGAAACGATTTCGGCAAGTGGTCGGGCCGGGGCCGGCATCGGGATATCGTCGGGAATGTCGACCTCGACGCGAAAGCGTTCTTCCAGGTCGAGATCACTGATCACTTGGTGGACGACATCGGCCAAGCACGCTGGCACTTTTCGAAACTTGGGCATCGCTTCTGCTCCTTGCATTGGGAATCCAAGAAGCTTGATTACGAAGATTCGTCGAACTCAGCAAGGCGAGTCTCGTCGTCAAGTGAGTAGGAATCGGAAGATCTTGAGTTAAAATTCGAAAACTCTTGAATTTGTTTCGCTACCGCGTTCCGCTGCGTCGAAGCATTGCGTTCGCAGAGCGCCTCGATTTCCAGTACCTGTTGCCCCAACGCATTGCACTGCTGGGCGGTTGTCTGGCAGCGCTGGCGGGCGGCGGGGGATGCCCAGGATAATTCGCCGCCCGATTGGATCTGGGCGATCCCATCCTGCAGGCGTTGCAGGTCGCTGATCAACGTTTGCTTTTCGCCCAGCAGATGCAGCAGCGCCGTGGCATCCCCGCTTTCGATCAACTGGCGTTGCTGTTCACCCTTTTCCAGCAGCAAGCTGAGCAAGCGGAATTTGTCGTCGACAAGCTGGCTGAGGCGAGCGGAGGCATCGGCAGAGGAAGGCGAGGTCATGCGGTCGGGTTCGCTTTGTGAGAAGGGGAGACTAACCAAACGCGACGATCAACCGTTCAGCATCCATTGCAAGTATTGCGACCAACCGGCGCGGTCGTAACGCGTCGTCTGGGCGAAAAGGTCGTCGTATTCCGGCGGGATTCGATCGAGGATCTGTTGCGCTTGTTTGAGAATACGTTGTACATCGGATTGACGATCCAAGGCGTCGAAGCAACGCGATTGCTGGACCATCGCTTCGAGCGCGATCGGTTCGTTGATGAAACGATTGATTGTGGCACTGTAGGACGTGATCGCATCTTCGAACTTCTGCAGCCCGAACAGCGCATCGGCTTCGCCCAGATAGCAGTTCCGCAACATCGCTTGTTCCATATCGGTTAGCGCACCATCGTCGTTGACGCTGTTGAGATCCGAGCGCAGCTGACGAAAGGTCTGTGCCGCGGCGGCCAGATGGTTGGAATGGATCAGGTTTTGCTCGCGTCGACTCGAATCGAGCGTGTCGGCCATCTCGGCGCGCAGCTTGGGCCAATGGGCAGCATAGCGATGCGCTTGGGCTGCCAGATAAACCGCCCGTCGGGCTTCACGCATTCCCGCGTAGCGTGTGTTGGCCTCTTCGAGACGACGGATCGCGGCATTGAAAACGTCTTGATTCTTGCGAAACAGAGGTGCTTGTTCTGCGATCGGTGGCGTCGCTTGGTTCGGCTTGGGCGTGGTCAGGGCATAGTGCGTGGTGACCGCTTCGGAATACAACAGTTCGCCCAACGCCAACAGCGAGTCGCGCCAGGCACGGCTGTCCGGGGCCAGCAGGCCATCGTGCAGGTTGGCTTCCAGAAAGGCTTGTGCGGTGCTGGCATCCCCCAGCTCGCGAGCCGCTTGGGCGGCTAGGATGCGGGCTTTGTAAGCGAGGCTATCGCGAGGGAATTCGGCGATACACGTCTCGCATGTCCGCATGGCCGACGCGAATTCACGAAGCGCCAGCTGGGCTTTGGCCTGCAGGATCAGGCCCCGCGGCAATTGGTCTCGCTGCTGATATTTCAGATAGGGTTCCAGCAGATCGAGACAGGGTTCATACAAATGAGCGAGGTCGTATTGTTGAATCGCGTCCCAAAGGAAGTCGGGATACTGTGGCGACGTGAACCATAATTCGGCCGCCTTGGCGTAAGCCTTGCCGGCCAGTGCGTGAAGCTCCTTGGATCGTTCGATCATTGC
Above is a genomic segment from Rosistilla ulvae containing:
- a CDS encoding flagellar M-ring protein FliF C-terminal domain-containing protein, coding for MNTFGNFWNQIRENFTAMPIQSRMIAGMLIAVIVIGVGLLLQSGGSESTQYLFGGRLLNDEDIRKAEIAFGNAELRDYEFVGSRIRVPSETRDVYLRALSDGNAIPLEEAAATQDALYNSSPFASNNLLEKRIMKGKEIDLSGRIMQFPEVRKASVFYDSQRQGFATKPKQSASIVIVPHGNEPLSPYTKKEIADLVRAAFAGMEASDVTVTDTNARAATEDPWIDENNPHYRTKRHYERAWETKIRHALAGYGAPRVVVDVELDPTMDSESTELKYDSNPATLKEQSSMRSVESTRPQTGGTPGVASNAYGNQAARVEELANRSKETESSEQTEKVVGTTHTQTKLAGLRPIRASVVISLRGSYYDELWKSSWLTENPDKKPDEVPPLSPADRERLRTTTKEEITSAVTTIIPRLRAGDDRSPLVTVIDYPDLPSPDNLTPETTSRATAWLASSWQSIALVVLALVALLVARSALKAPPAAPVADFADGFGLEIPQLPVDELAIQDETGNASSPPPTLEVTGSNLRDELNSIVESNPDAAANVLRSWLSDAA
- a CDS encoding flagellar basal body rod protein FlgB, yielding MLNIFNQTALPALEQSAIFAQRRHNVLAGNMANIDTPGYQARDLSTDEFQTALSEAIEATRNPSPGYSSGDAADIDPMDGPRRAMENLLYHDGSEINLERQVTEIAKNQNLHNTAIALMKNQFETLRVAISERV
- a CDS encoding ATP-binding protein, producing MPKFRKVPACLADVVHQVISDLDLEERFRVEVDIPDDIPMPAPARPLAEIVSALAEQATASMEAGGEVAFIGWESPEACELEIADTRCGVLERPCNLPAAMQMTGAELSWQNCPQGGAAVTVRFAKQQISRQAA
- the flgC gene encoding flagellar basal body rod protein FlgC, which produces MISALDISTSALVAQRVRLNTISGNIANMSSLKDENGNATPYKGRSVVFQTDESVSTNPGVSGVKVDSIEISDAEPIYRYQPQHPLAIKEGKYQGYVAYPNIDMTTQMVDALEATRSYEANIGVMEITKNLGRESLSIIA
- the flgN gene encoding flagellar export chaperone FlgN, with the protein product MTSPSSADASARLSQLVDDKFRLLSLLLEKGEQQRQLIESGDATALLHLLGEKQTLISDLQRLQDGIAQIQSGGELSWASPAARQRCQTTAQQCNALGQQVLEIEALCERNASTQRNAVAKQIQEFSNFNSRSSDSYSLDDETRLAEFDESS
- a CDS encoding HEAT repeat domain-containing protein gives rise to the protein MHGNRTIRNRFCVLFTSLILFSGGGLTAQEAEWIWAPGFKKDGIPEGRECYFRKSFNVRAQVTGRVTIAADDEYELFVNGRSVGKGSSARKLDEFNITRFLAIGRNVVAVKVVNQRGSTAALAARVQIQAATGGEWFSFSSDESWVVSNAAQPMWQTALYNDRRWLKAQSFGQLGSTIPWDRQADVVAAKSHQDSERFMIQPGFTVQRVFDDEEVGSVIAMAFNEFGHIIASQENGPLLLIFDRDGDSIPEEVRTYCDKVHSCQGILALNGEVFVTGYGPDGAGMYRLSDRDRNGTLEEVRLIVKFGGAPGEHGGHGLTLGPDGMIYCVVGNHVQIKADKGPGTTLKTSYEGDLVPKYEDPGGHALGVKAPGGIVFRTDIEGRSVQRVAGGLRNAYDLAFHPDGGLFVHDSDMESDVGATWYRPTLVFEVAEGAEFGWRSGWSKWPEHYLDRVPSVLETGRGSPTGAAIYEHFAFPAKYQNSLFLADWSEGRILAVDLKKQGAGYTADSEVFLQGQPLNVTDLAVGPQGALYFATGGRGTAGGIYRVLWDGDIPDRVKNLGNGVAAAIRQPQLDSAYARQKIAGVQKELGDEWGELVAGVAFSDDNPPHYRTRAMNLMQLFGPLPSEELILELSHAKSEAVRRKAAEMMGLTPGEQTTQRLTEMLADTDAGVGRSACEALLRSGETAPVEQLLPLLADHDRQLAFAARRLLEQTPMDQWQDIVLQSDQPRVAIVGGLALVTRSTDKAVAKAVLAKMSRLMEDFLSDGDFIDLLRVTEVALHRGKIQPTEVPELRERIAEEFPTGEPRMNREIVRLCAYLQATSIVDRAMEYLRSDDVSEEDRTHVAMHLQFIDYEWTPEQRFELIRFYEEAALADSGSSYPLYMMNVTRDFGKHLTEQEARVILEEGDKWPNAALAAIYKLPRPIDVETAAMLRDLDISISTDQHSSDVYRRLRTGIVAMLAMAGDEDSQSHLRKIWREEPERRTPVAMGLALYPDGENWDYLVRSLNILEPAAAVDVLSQLSSVEIATDDPEALRQVILLGLRAIENGGSPKQSLALLEHWTGFQPTTDSKEPMRPWQEWYARSYPNKPTAELPGDDESKWDMEQLLDYLRTDQGRLGDPAKGREMFTAAQCSSCHRFGNQGQSVGPDLTQVARRFTKQEVIESILFPSHVVSDQYQTKRVMTLDGKVYSGLMSGSDSDKVTIRDVKNQVITIPKADIDQILPSNTSTMPAGLLDTLSLSEISNLLSYLGVLPATQVAETNGSTRQR
- the fliE gene encoding flagellar hook-basal body complex protein FliE; the protein is MNPVSLRIPPVQMPLAPPVPGTQPVEPGYKQFADLLVDGFQEVNAAQNSANASVHDMLTGKDVDRIEVLTSVQKADMSFRLMQQIRNKLVEAYREINQMQI